A region of Lycium barbarum isolate Lr01 chromosome 3, ASM1917538v2, whole genome shotgun sequence DNA encodes the following proteins:
- the LOC132631021 gene encoding uncharacterized protein LOC132631021 gives MQIAGFNCNGKIYFFNGGIDVEVLMNTDQQVTLKLSLLDCGKILITTLVYAKCDAIDRLELWDDIYSLSSSMNSPWLVGGDFNVILNEKEKIGGLPVHQTEIEDFAFCKYSCDLQDIDFRAVYLLGGMMEHLSRTGSDHASLVLTAGEQAQQFCKPFIFLKFWQLTIREDIVKIKERLFEEDPSEVNRMVLQQAQAEFKRHLHFEEEFWKQKAGVKWQSEGDRNTRFFHSLVNGRRKRMQLNRIQNDDGAWLEDRDQIATAAIDIYQQQFSSEPTSSDYSILEHV, from the exons ATGCAGATTGCTGGCTTTAACTGTAATggtaaaatctatttttttaatGGTGGAATTGATGTGGAAGTATTGATGAATACTGATCAACAAGTTACTCTCAAACTTTCTTTGCTAGACTGTGGCAAAATATTAATCACTACTTTAGTTTATGCAAAGTGTGATGCTATCGACAGATTGGAACTGTGGgatgatatctattctttatcaagCAGCATGAATTCTCCATGGTTGGTAGgtggagatttcaatgtcattttaaatgaaaaagaaaagataGGTGGATTGCCAGTTCATCAGACAGAGATTGAGGATTTTGCTTTTTGTAAATATTCTTGTGACCTTCAGGATATTGACTTTAGGGCAGTAtatttacttggtggaatg ATGGAGCATCTGTCCAGAACTGGATCAGATCATGCATCTCTTGTGCTTACAGCAGGAGAACAAGCTCAGCAATTCTGTAAGCCTTTTATATTCCTGAAATTTTGG CAATTAACCATCAGGGAGGATATTGTTAAGATCAAAGAGCGGTTATTTGAAGAGGATCCTTCTGAAGTCAATAGAATGGTGTTGCAACAGGCTCAAGCTGAATTCAAAAGACATCTGCATTTTGAAGAAGAGTTTTGGAAACAAAAAGCTGGTGTAAAATGGCAATCAGAAGGAGATAGAAATACAAGGTTTTTTCATAGCTTGGTGAATGGAAGAAGGAAGAGAATGCAACTTAATAGAATACAGAATGATGATGGTGCTTGGTTGGAAGATAGGGATCAGATTGCAACAGCAGCTATAGATATCTATCAGCAACAATTCTCTTCTGAGCCAACATCATCAGATTATAGCATTTTAGAGCATGTGTAG